The following nucleotide sequence is from Mesotoga sp. UBA6090.
AGAAGTGCTTACTGTTGCAGGATCATCTTCGAAAATGTCAAGGACGTTTACGGTCAATTCTGATTCTTGGAGAATCAAGGCAAGCACAGATAAAGACTTCTTGACTATCTATCTTCGAGACTCCAATGGAGACATATTGAGTAAAGTTCTGAGCTTCAATGTGCCAGGATCTGATGTTTCTTACAGATATGAGAAAGGTACCTTCATGCTAGATATTATCGCAACTGGAGAATATTCAATTGTCGTAGAAGAAGAGAGAAGTGAAACAACTGACTCAAGTACTTCTTCTTCCCCAGAATCTGGCAACAACCCTTATTATAATCATGATTCTCTCTTGTACTCGATTATCTTCGATGGTGATCTTCTCAATAATATGAACGCGATTTTTGGTAAACCGCCAGAAATCATATTCCTCGAGGATTCAATGGGAAGTGTCTATAAGATCGAAGAGGGGGTTTACGGAATTGTATATGACTCTTTCTGGGAACATGAATCAGAAAGCGCGTTTGCATTTTACAGGTTCTCCGATAATGGACTGTGTTATTTGGGAATAACGATACACGTGCCAGAAGGATTCACAAAGGCAGAGGCTATGTTCGGAATTCTTGATCGGTTTCTTTATGAGTATGGCGAACCGGAGTTTGGAGATTATGATGGGATGTTTTTCGCATGGAAAATTGCAGGCGACATTTCTCTGCTATTTGACTACTCTGAAGCAACCGAGCAAGACGAGAATGACGCAATAGGTATCTTTTACTTCAAGGATGATGAGCAATGAGAGTAGTCAAGAAAGTACGGATTGTTTTTCATTAGCAGAAAGAGGAGTCTAGTAGATGGGTTGTATATTTTGGAAGTTCGTGATTCTTGGAGTCATAGCGGCTTTCTTCAAAATACTAGCTGGAGCCCTTCTCATAATAATCGGAGTGTTGCTGGTAGTGTTCACCAATCAGAATTCAATAAGATAAGGAAAGAGAGCATTCGGGAAATGATGAGGACAGAACAGAGAGAAAGAGAGGTGACTATTGATTATGAGCAAAAGCAATATGACACCTTCGGAGTTTGCGTGCAACCTGCTTAACAATGTTGAGTATTTCGTCGCCACGCAATACAAGATTATTAGTTCTTTGAGATTCACTCCACAAAGACAGAATTTCTGGGCTCGATCATAAAGCTCAAGGGCGAGTTTCAAAAAAGAGTGTATCAGTGGGCATTTCCTGAGGGGTTGACAATCATTTTTCTGAGTAACGGAGAAGTATCAATGTTCAGAATTGATGGAAAGTTGCTTGAGGAAATAAAGTCGCAAGGATACGAGCCTCCAAGATTCTCAAGCTATGAGATGCACAAATTGGCCAATATTTATCAGGAGAGGGTATATAAGGTTGTAGAGAAGGATGAGGACAGCAATATTGTTATGAGATATTTGTTCGATTTTGATAACGTTCTGGCCGCAATTGAAATTGGATGTGTTGATAAGTTCATCTATGAATCTCGCATACTGCTCGAAACAGACAAAATCCGAATAGTCTGGATATGAGGAAGAATGCCATTGTGGTGCGGCGACTTAATGAGAAAGTTAAGAGCCGTGAACGGGGTTCTGGCAGTAACTGTCGATGAGAAAGGCGACAGTGTACCGGGAGGTGTCGGTCATCAGCAAATTGCCGCCATAGACAATGTCTCATTCCACAAGATCTGCAATATTTGCGCAAGGGAAGTCTAGAGCTGGAAGTATTGGAAGGTGGTTTTCTACAATAGAAGGGGCAATAAGATTCTATAAGATGGAGAAGTTTTGGAAAAGACTCTCCAACGATGAATAGCAATTGGGTAGGTAATACAAGAAGACTGTTTCAGTAATTAAGCTTGTCGAACAAAAACTGGAGGTGTGAGATGGAAGAGAAGAAACCAACAGCAAAAAAGGAAATTGGAGCGCCAGAAGTCCCCGCAGAAAGGACATTTTATGCAAATTTTGCCGGATTCAAGGTAGGCTTATACGACTTCATTATTGATTTCGGTAGGAATGATTTTTCTGGAGGTGTTATTGAGGACAGCGTTATTAGAATCTATTTCAGTCCTCAACACGCAAAGTCTTTGCACATGATCCTAGGTAAGCAGATTCAGAAATATGAGGAACGGTTTGGACAAATCATTTTAGAGGAAAAGAAGAAGGACAAAAAAGAAGGTTAGGCTTATGCCTCGCGAGAAATTCGGAGGAAGACTAATATACTGGAAGACTGGGCCTCATAGTCACACAAGAAACGTTCCGGTTGTTCTATTCTATGAAAGTTGGGACCATGTTATAGGTGGACATGATGAAATGTATGGCAGAGAATATGAGATCATGGATGTTATTGATAATCCGGATAAAAAAGCTGAATCGTGGAATCCTAACGCGAATGTCTACATCAAAGTTAATCGAACAGAGAACTTAGTGATCTCTGTTGTGGTAGACTTTGAACATGAGGATTTTGGCTATGTCAAGACCGCTTATGGAGATGACTATTATGAAAACGATGATTGATGGCTACAACATTATCTATGACGATTTTTCTGACGTTCTTTATGTGAAAGAGCATGGGAAAATCTCGGATCGTGGGAAGTCATTTGATGACGATTTCATAATTCTCAGAAGGAATTCACGGACTGGCGAAACGGTCGGACTGACTCTGATTGATTTCTGTAAGCTATACCGATCCAGCTATTTCAATGATAAGAAGTTGCCATCGCCTTTCAGTTTAGCACTCATTGATAAGATCGCTTCAAAACTTGTCGAAGGAAAATGAATCAGAGATTACAGACTTGGCATTCAAAAGGAAGCGTGCGGCTACTTATGCAAGATACTCGAGCCAGCATCAGACAGAGCTTTCGGTTGAAGGTCAAACCGAGAGGATACTCGAATACTGCAAGAAAAACGGTTTCGAGATCGTCAAAGAATACGCCGACCGCGGCGTTTCCGCTTTTCTCATTGAAAAGAGGCTCGACTTTCAGAAACTCATCCAAGATGCCCTTGAATCAAAATTCGATTACGTCATCGTCTGGAGCACAGACAGATTTGCCCGCTCCCCCTCGATGCCCAGAAATATAAGGAGCTTCTCGCTGAATACGGAATCAAAGTCATATCTGTCTCGGGGCCTTCGATCGAGGGCCCGGAGAACATCCTTCTCGAATCGAACCAAGAGATGCTTGCGGAATATTCTGCCGGCAAGCTGGCGAGGGATTCAATGAGGGGAATGATCACAAAGCGAAGAAGGGTCAGTATCTGGGGGGGATAGTTCCTTTCGGCTATCGAAAAG
It contains:
- a CDS encoding DUF3467 domain-containing protein, which codes for MEEKKPTAKKEIGAPEVPAERTFYANFAGFKVGLYDFIIDFGRNDFSGGVIEDSVIRIYFSPQHAKSLHMILGKQIQKYEERFGQIILEEKKKDKKEG
- a CDS encoding recombinase family protein, whose amino-acid sequence is MAFKRKRAATYARYSSQHQTELSVEGQTERILEYCKKNGFEIVKEYADRGVSAFLIEKRLDFQKLIQDALESKFDYVIVWSTDRFARSPSMPRNIRSFSLNTESKSYLSRGLRSRARRTSFSNRTKRCLRNILPASWRGIQ